A portion of the Sphingobacterium spiritivorum genome contains these proteins:
- the der gene encoding ribosome biogenesis GTPase Der: MANIVAIVGRPNVGKSTLFNRLTESRKAIVDDFSGVTRDRHYESAEWIGKKFTVIDTGGFVHGSDDVFEEAIRDQVYIAIEEASVIIFMVDVTTGITDLDDEIADILRRSTKPVYVAANKVDHAKLHHDSAEFYAFGLGEIYNISSATGSGTGELLDAVVSTFEVEEEEESTLPKYTIVGRPNVGKSSLTNALLGKERNIVTPVAGTTRDSIRIHYNQFGHEFLLIDTAGMRRKSKVNEDIEFYSVMRTIKALEDSDVVILMLDAQDGIEAQDINIFHLAEKNKKGVMIVVNKWDLIEKDNKTMKEFEARIREKIAPFTDVPIVFTSVTEKQRIHKTLEVAAKVYQNKTKKIPTSKLNEVMLQVIENYPPPAIKGKYIKVKYVTQIPGRSPMFAFFCNLPQYIKDPYKRYVENKLRENFDFEGVPIQLYFRQK, from the coding sequence ATGGCAAATATTGTTGCAATCGTAGGTCGTCCAAATGTTGGAAAATCAACTCTTTTTAATCGTCTTACGGAAAGTAGAAAGGCTATTGTGGATGACTTTAGCGGGGTGACTCGCGATCGTCACTACGAATCTGCTGAGTGGATAGGGAAAAAATTTACTGTTATTGATACCGGAGGTTTTGTACACGGATCTGACGATGTGTTTGAAGAGGCTATTCGTGATCAGGTATACATTGCCATCGAAGAAGCATCCGTTATTATCTTTATGGTAGATGTGACTACCGGTATTACCGATCTGGATGATGAAATAGCTGATATTCTGAGAAGAAGTACGAAGCCTGTGTACGTTGCTGCCAATAAAGTTGACCATGCGAAACTACACCATGACTCTGCAGAGTTCTATGCCTTTGGTCTGGGAGAAATTTACAATATTTCTTCAGCGACAGGCTCTGGAACCGGAGAATTGTTAGATGCTGTTGTTTCTACTTTTGAAGTTGAAGAGGAAGAAGAATCTACGCTTCCAAAATATACTATTGTAGGTCGTCCGAATGTAGGTAAATCCTCATTGACGAATGCATTATTAGGGAAAGAACGTAATATCGTAACACCTGTTGCAGGTACGACTCGTGATTCCATCCGTATTCACTATAATCAGTTTGGTCATGAATTCTTATTGATCGATACGGCTGGAATGCGTAGAAAATCAAAAGTAAATGAAGATATTGAGTTTTACTCCGTTATGCGTACGATCAAGGCATTGGAAGACTCCGATGTTGTTATTCTGATGCTGGATGCTCAGGATGGTATTGAAGCGCAGGATATTAATATCTTTCATTTGGCGGAGAAAAATAAAAAGGGTGTCATGATCGTGGTGAATAAGTGGGATTTGATCGAGAAGGATAACAAGACCATGAAAGAATTTGAAGCTCGTATCCGTGAAAAAATTGCTCCTTTTACAGATGTTCCTATTGTATTTACATCCGTAACGGAGAAACAGCGTATCCACAAAACACTGGAAGTGGCTGCGAAAGTATATCAGAATAAAACCAAGAAAATCCCTACTTCTAAGTTGAATGAAGTGATGTTGCAGGTGATCGAAAACTATCCTCCTCCTGCAATTAAGGGAAAATATATCAAAGTCAAATATGTAACCCAAATTCCGGGAAGATCCCCGATGTTTGCCTTCTTCTGTAATCTTCCTCAGTATATTAAAGATCCTTACAAAAGATATGTAGAGAATAAGTTGCGTGAGAATTTTGATTTTGAGGGTGTTCCGATTCAGTTATATTTCAGACAAAAATAG